The segment GGGGCTGGACCACTCCGAGGAGCCGCACGCCAGCAGCGGGTTCTCCCTGGTCTTCCTCAATGCCGAGGCCAAGAAGCGCTACCGCCCCACGATCGAGCGGCTCCAGCGCGCCCTCAAGGCGCACACCGCCGCGACGGCCGCCGACACCAAGCGCAGCTTCCGCGGTCCGGCCGCCCGGCACGGCTCCTCGGGCGGCGGCGTACGCGTCAAGGCCGTCTGCGACTGCGGGCGCAACGTCCGGGTCGTGCCCTCCGTACTGGCGCAGGCGCCGATCGTGTGCGGCGGCTGCATGAAGCCGTTCCGCATCCCCGAGGTCGCTACCGCGGCGGCGTCCTGACGCGGCGCCCCCGGCGGGCGGTGGTGGTGATCCTCCCCGCTCGGAGGCGTCGCGGGCATGTGGCACAATGGGCAGCTGTACTCGACAGTCGCACAGGACCCCTCTCTCCTCCGGCTGACGCGTCCATCGGGCACCCGAGTACCGCAACCCCACGTGGCATCTCAAGTGCCCAACCACGTCAAGTTCAGGAGACACCACTCCAGTGGCAGTCAAGATCAAGCTCAAGCGCCTCGGTAAGATCCGCTCCCCTCACTACCGCATCGTCGTCGCCGACGCCCGCACCCGCCGGGACGGCCGCGCGATCGAGGAGATCGGCATCTACCAGCCGACGTACAACCCCTCGCGCATCGAGGTCAACGCCGAGCGCGCGCAGTACTGGCTCTCCGTGGGCGCCCAGCCCACCGACGCCGTTCTCGCCATCCTGAAGCTCACCGGTGACTGGCAGGCGCACAAGGGCCTCCCGGCCCCCGCGCCGCTGCTGCAGCCGGCGACGAAGGAAGACAAGCGTCGCTCCTTCGACGAGTTCGCCAAGGCCCTCGAGGGCATCGGCGAGGCCAAGGGCGAGGCCATCACCCAGAAGAAGAAGGCCGACAAGAAGGCGGACGAGGCTGACGCCGCCGCCGAGTCGACCGAGGCCTGAGCATGCTCGAGGAGGCTCTTGAGCACCTCGTAAAGGGCATTGTGGACAACCCCGACGACGTGCAGGTCGCCTCGCGCAACCTGCGCCGCGGGCAGGTGCTCGAGGTCCGGGTGCACCCCGAAGACCTCGGGAAGGTGATCGGCCGCAACGGCCGCACCGCGCGTGCACTGCGTACCGTCGTGGGCGCCATCGGCGGGCGGGGGATCCGCGTCGACCTCGTCGACGTGGACCAGGTCCGCTGAGCAGTTGAATCACCGGCACGGGCCGGGGAGGGCATACGTGCCCGCCCCGGCCCGTCGTCGTCTGGACACGAGAGGCACAAACACAGTGGAGCTGGTAGTCGCGCGGATCGGCCGCGCCCACGGCATCAAGGGTGAGGTCACCGTCGAGGTGCGCACGGACGAGCCCGAGCTGCGGCTCAGCCCCGGCGCCGTGCTCCGCACCGACCCGGCGTCGGTGGGTCCCCTGACCATCGAGACGGGCCGGGTGCACAGCGGCCGCCTCATGCTGCGGTTCGCGGGCGTCAAGGACCGCACCGCGGCCGAGGCGCTGCGCAACACCCTCCTCATCGCGGACGTGGACCCCACGGAGCTGCCGGAGGAGGAGGACGAGTACTACGACCACCAGCTGATGGACCTGGACGTCGTGCTGGAGGACGGCACCGAGATCGGCCGGATCACCGAGATCTCCCACCTGCCCTCGCAGGACCTCTTCATCGTCGAGCGCCCGGACGGCTCCGAGGTGATGATCCCCTTCGTCGAGGAGATCGTCGCGGAGATCGACCTGGAGGAGCAGCGCTGCGTCATCACGCCGCCGCCGGGGCTGATCGACGACCGCGCCGAGGTCGCCTCCGCGCGTGACGCCGAGGCCGAGGCCGAGGCCGCCGGCTCGGAGGCCGCGCGCACCGGGGACGACGCCTGATGCGGCTCGACGTCGTCACGATCTTCCCCGAGTACCTGGAGCCCCTGAACGTCTCCCTCGTCGGCAAGGCGCGGGCCCGCGGGCAGCTCGACGTCCACGTGCACGACCTGCGGGACTGGACGTACGACCGGCACAACACGGTCGACGACACCCCGTACGGCGGCGGCCCGGGCATGGTCATGAAGACCGAGCCGTGGGGCGAGGCCCTGGACGCGGCGCTGGCCGCCGGCTACGAGTCCGGCGCGCACGGCCCCGTCATGGTCGTCCCCACCCCCAGCGGCCGGCCGTTCACCCAGGAACTGGCCGTCGAGCTCTCCGAGCGCCCGTGGCTCATCTTCACCCCCGCCCGGTACGAGGGCATCGACCGCCGCGTCATCGACGAGTACGCCACGCGCATGCCCGTCTACGAGGTCTCCATCGGCGACTACGTGCTGGCGGGCGGAGAGGCGGCCGTCCTGGTCGTCACCGAGGCCGTGGCCCGGCTGCTGCCCGGGGTCCTCGGCAACGCCGAATCGCACCGCGACGACTCCTTCGCCCCCGGCGAGATGGCCAACCTGCTGGAAGGCCCCGTCTACACCAAGCCCCCGCGGTGGCGCGGGCGGGAGATCCCCGAGGTGCTGCTGAGCGGCCACCACGGGAAGATCGCCCGCTGGCGCCGGGACGAGGCCTTCCGGCGCACCGCGCAGAACCGGCCCGACCTGATCGAGCGCTGCGAGGCCTCCGGCTTCGACAAGAAGGACCGCGAGATCCTGAGCATCCTCGGCTGGAAACCATCCGGAGACGGCCGATTTTGGCGCAGGCCGGAGGTCGTGGAAGAATAGGCGGCTGCTGTGTGCTCGCGGACGCCCCTGCCACAGGGGGATCGTCGTCCGCCGGGTGACACGGCTCTCGAATTCTCTACGGAAACCCGCACCGGCGACCTGTGGCGTCGTGCGAAGAAAGCAGACGAACTCATGTCTCACCTGCTCGATGGCGTCAACTCCGCCTCCCTGCGTACGGACGTCCCGGCCTTCCGCCCGGGTGACACGATCAACGTGCACGTCCGCGTGATCGAGGGCAACCGCTCCCGTATCCAGCAGTTCAAGGGTGTTGTCATCCGCCGCCAGGGCTCCGGCGTCTCGGAGACCTTCACGGTCCGCAAGGTCTCCTTCAGCGTCGGCGTGGAGCGTACCTTCCCGGTCCACTCCCCGATCTTCGAGAAGATCGAGCTCGTCACCCGCGGTGACGTGCGTCGCGCCAAGCTGTACTTCCTCCGTGAGCTCCGCGGCAAGGCCGCGAAGATCAAGGAGAAGCGCGACCGCTGATCTCCTCTCCGGGTCCACGGGAAGGCCGGATAGGCTCCACCCCGATGGACACCGAAGCAGAGCTCACACAGCGCGGCCACTCCTCTCCCGAACAGGGGGAGGGGCGGTCGCGCTCTGCTGTTTCCAGGTCCTGGCGGCGGGCCGGGGTGCTCGGCGTGGTCTGCACGGTCTTCCTGCTGCTGGTCGCCAACCTCGTGGTCCAGCCCTTCCTGATCCCGAGCCGTTCCATGGAGCCGACCCTGGAGGTCGGCGACCGGATCCTGGTGAACAAGCTGGCGTACCGTTTCGGCGCGACGCCGCAGCGCGGGGACGTGGTGGTCTTCGACGGCACCGGGTCCTTCGTACGGGAACCCGCCCGCGGCAACCCGGTCGGCGACGCCCTGCACGGGGCCGCCTCGGCGCTGGGGCTGGCCGATCCCTCCGACACCGACTTCGTGAAGCGGGTCGTGGGAGTCGGCGGGGACGACGTGGTGTGCTGCGACGCGGGCGGCCGGATCCAGGTCAACGGGGTGCCCGTGGCGGAGCCGTACCTGTACCCCGGGGACACCCCCTCGGAGGTGCCCTTCCGGATCGTCGTCCCGCTGGGGACCCTGTGGGTGATGGGCGACCACCGTTCCCAGTCCCGGGACTCGCGGGACCACCTCGGCGAGCCGGGCGGGGGGATGGTGCCGGTGGAGAAGGTGATCGGGCGGGCCGACTGGATCGGCTGGCCGGCGTCCCGCTGGGGCTCCCTGCCGCCGGCGCCCGCCACCGGGGGCCCGCATGGGTAGCCGGGGGCGCCCGCCGGCGCCTGCCGAGGGCGGGGGGCGGGCCCAGCGGCGCCGGATGGCGCGCAAGCTGCGCCGGCGCCGGCGCACCCGGCGGGTCGGCGAGCTGCCGCTGCTGGTGGCGGTGGCCCTGTGCATAGCCCTTCTCCTCAAGACCTTCCTGGTCCAGGCGTTCTTCATCCCGTCCGGCTCGATGGAGCAGACGATCCGGATCGGCGACCGGGTGCTGGTGGACAAGCTGACCCCGTGGTTCGGCTCCAAGGTCGAGCGGGGGGACGTCGTCGTCTTCAAGGACCCCGGAGGATGGCTCAAGGGCGAGGCGGCGCGGCCGGCCCCGGACCCGGCCGGCGTGAAGCAGATCAAGCAGACCCTGACCTTCATCGGCCTGCTGCCCTCCGCCGACGAGCAGGACCTGATCAAGCGCGTCATCGGCATCGGCGGCGACACCGTGGCCTGCTGTGACAACCGGGGGCGGGTGACCGTCAACGGCCGTCCGCTCGATGAGCCTTACGTGTCACCCGGGAACTCGCCCTCCGACATCCCCTTCGAGGTGCACGTCCCCGCCGGGCGGCTCTTCGTGATGGGCGACCACCGGGCCAACTCGGCCGACTCCCGCTACCACCTCGACGAGGCGTTCGACGGCACCATCGACGAGAAGGGCGTGGTGGGACAGGCCGTGGTGATCGCCTGGCCGTTCGGGCACTGGCGCCGGCTGGAGCAGCCCGCGACCTTCCTCGACGTTCCGGACCCGGTCCGCACCGGGCGGCGGCAGCGGCCCGGCCGTCGCCGCCGGGGCACCGCGTTCGCATAGTGTGTTCCCGGTCTCCCGCGCCTTAGGGAACTCCCGCTCGTTAAGGGAGGGGAGGGCCCGCTCCCGATCCGGCGCGGGCGGTCGTTTCCGAGTGAGGAGTGGATGTGGGGGATGTGGCGGTAGGCGCTCGATCCGGACGCGACGAGGGCGAGGAGCGGCCGGACGATGCCGTCACGCACGACACCGACGAGGCGGCTGCGGAGGAGAGGCAGCACCGTTCCTTCTGGAAGGAGCTCCCGCTCCTCATCGGCATCGCCCTGGTGCTGGCCCTGCTGATCAAGACCTTCCTGGTCCAGGCGTTCTCGATCCCGTCCGACTCGATGCAGAACACCCTGCAGCGCGGTGACCGGGTGCTGGTGGACAAGCTGACCCCCTGGTTCGGCTCGGAGCCCGAGCGCGGCGAGGTCGTCGTCTTCCACGACCCCGCGCACTGGCTGGAGGGGGAGCCCACCCCGGAGCCCAATGTCGTGCAGAAGGTCCTCAGCTGGATCGGCCTGATGCCGTCCGCCGAGGAGAAGGACCTGATCAAGCGGACCATCGCCATCGGCGGGGACACCGTGGAGTGCAAGCGGGGCGGCCCGGTCGTGGTCAACGGCAAGCCGCTGGACGAGCCCTACATCTTCCCCGGCAACACCCCCTGCGACGACGCGCCGTTCGGGCCGGTCACCGTGCCCAAGGGCAAGATCTGGGTGATGGGCGACCACCGTCAGAACTCCCAGGACTCCCGCTACCACATGCAGGACTCCACCCAGGGCTTCGTACCCGTCAAGGACGTCGTCGGGCGGGCCGTCGTCGTCGCCTGGCCGGTCACCCGCTGGGCCACCCTGCCGGTCCCGGACACCTTCGACCAGAAGGGCATCGACAAGCAGCTCCCGGCGCCCCGGCACTCGCCGCAGGCCTCCGGCCCCGGCGTGGCCGACGTCAACTCGGCGGCCCTGGGGCTCGTGGGCGCCGTGCCCCTCGTCCTGTGGCGCCGCAGGAGGCTGACCCAGGGCTCTACCGCCCGGTAGGGTGCCGCCCAGGCCGGCCATCGCCGGGTGGTGGCCATCTCCGGGTATGGGGGCGCACCAATGGGCGGAACACAGGCAATACGCGCGAGCGGCAGAGACGGCCGCGGCGGCCTCGGCAACACGTTGTCGGGCATCGCCGTGGCCATCGGTTTCGCGCTCTTCCTCGGCGGCTTCGTCTGGGGGGCGCTGGTGTACCAGCCCTACACGGTGCCGACGAACTCCATGGTCCCCACCGTGCAGCCCGGTGACCGGGTGCTGGCGCAGCGGATCGGCGGCGCCGAGGTGCACCGCGGGGACGTGGTCGTCTTCAAGGACGCCCAGTGGAGCGACTCGCCCATGGTCAAGCGGGTCGTGGCCGTCGGCGGCGACACCGTCGGCTGCTGCGGGCAGGGCGGCAGGCTGACCGTGAACGGAAAGCCGCTGGAGGAGCCCTACGTGGACCGGGCCGGGCACGACGCGCTGGCCGCGGGGACGACGAACTTCGAGGTCAGGGTGCCCGAGGGCAACCTCTTCCTGATGGGCGACCGGCGCTCGGGCTCCCTGGACTCGCGGGCCCACCTCCAGGACGCCGGCCAGGGGACCGTGCCCCGGTCGGCCGTCGAGGCCCGGGTCGACGCGCTGGCGTGGCCGAACCCGGGGATGCTGGACCGGCCGCAGGCGTTCGCCGCCCTGCCCGGCGGGACCTCGCAGCCCGGGCCGCTGCGGCTCCAGGTGGCCGCGGTGGTGGCCGGTGCCGCCCTCGTCGTCCTGGGGGCCGCCTACGGGCCGGTCGCCCGGGTGCTGGGGCGGGGACGGTCGCGGGGGCGCTCCGGTGGACGCTGAGCGGGGCGAGCGCCCGCCGCGGAAGGTGTCCCGGGTGATCCTGCTGGACCCCGACGACCGGATCCTGCTGCTGCACGGCTTCGAGCCGGACGACCCCCGCGAGACGTGGTGGTTCACCCCGGGCGGCGGGCTGGAGGGCGACGAGACCCGCGAGCAGGCCGCGCTGCGCGAACTCGCGGAGGAGACCGGGATCACCGAGGTGGAGCTGGGGCCCGTGCTGTGGCACCGCTACTGCTCCTTCCCCTTCGACGGCAGGCGCTGGGAGCAGGACGAGTGGTACTTCCTGGCCCGGACCGCCCAGACCGGGACCGCCCCGGCCGGGCTCACCGAGCTGGAGCGGCGCAGCGTCACCGGGGCGAGGTGGTGGACCTCCGAGGAACTTCTCGCGGCCCGTGAGACGGTGTACCCGACCAAGCTCGCCGGGCTGCTGAGGACGCTGCTCGACGACGGTCCCCCGGATGCTCCGGTGGTCCTGCCCCCGGAAATCGTTTAGGGGTGCACGGCGCTGGCGCACAATAGGGGGACGCACGGCTGAAGGGGAACATGCCATGAGCGCCGAGGACCTCGAGAAGTACGAGACCGAGATGGAGCTGAAGCTCTATCGGGAGTACCGCGACGTCGTCGGGCTGTTCAAGTACGTGATCGAGACGGAACGCCGTTTCTACCTCACCAACGACTACGAGATGCAGGTGCACTCGGTCCAGGGGGAGGTGTTCTTCGAGGTCACGATGGCCGACGCCTGGGTCTGGGACATGTACCGGCCCGCCCGCTTCGTCAAGCAGGTGAGGGTGCTGACCTTCAAGGACGTGAACATCGAGGAGCTCAACAAGAGCGACCTCGAACTGCCGGGCGGCTGAGCCGGCCGAGGGGCCCTTCACGGCCCTCCTCTCACCCGTGAGGGTGAGCGCTCCCTCCACAACGCCCGGGTTGTCCACCAAGATCCACTCGGTGGGCCGGGACGCGCGATCGTCGGTGCCGGAGGTGGTGCCGGATGAACGCGAAGGGCGTGGCACGACAGGCATTGGGGCGCTACGGCGAGGAGCTCGCCGTACGGCGGCTCACCGAGTCGGGAATGACGGTGATCGCCCGGAACTGGCGGTGCCGGGGCGGGGAGATCGACATCGTCGCGCGGGACGGGGACGCCCTCGTCGTGTGCGAGGTCAAGACCCGCCGCGCGGGGGACTTCGAACACCCCATGGCCGCCGTCCGGGCCGGCAAGGCCGAGCGGCTGCGCCGGCTCGCCGGGCGCTGGCTCGCCGACCACGGGGGGCCGCCGCCGGGCGGGGTGCGGATCGACCTGGTCGGGGTCCTGCTGCCCCGGCGCGGCGCGCCCGTGGTGGAGCATGTCAGGGGGGCCGCCTGATGGGGTTCGCGCGGACGTGCTCGGTGGCCCTGGTGGGCGTCGAGGGCGTCGTGGTGGAGGTCCAGGCCGACCTCGAACCGGGCGTGGCGGCCTTCACCCTGGTGGGGCTGCCCGACAAGACCTTGGTCGAGAGCCGGGACCGGGTACGGGCCGCGGTGGTGAACTCCGGCGCGCCCTGGCCGCAGAAGAAGCTCACGGTCGGACTCAGCCCGGCCTCCGTCCCGAAGTCCGGGGCCCATTTCGACCTGGCCGTCGCGGCGGCCGTCCTGGGCGCCGCCGAGGTGCTCGACCCCGGGGCGATCGCCGACCTCGTGCTGATCGGGGAGCTGGGCCTGGACGGCCGGGTCCGCCCGGTGCGGGGGATCCTGCCGGCCGTGGTCGCCGCCGCCGAGGCGGGGTACCGGCAGGTGGTGGTGCCGCAGCAGTGCGCCGCCGAGGCCACCCTGGTCCCGGAGGTGTCGGTGCTGGGCGTGCGCAGCCTGCGGCAGCTGATCGCCGTGCTGACCGACGCACCGGTCCCCGAGGAGGACCCGCCGGAGGGGGAGGGGCGCCCCGACCCGATGCTCGCCGGCCTGGTCCTGCCCGGCGCCGGACTGGGGGCGGGCCTGGCCCGGGGCGGGCAGGAGGGCCCGGACTTCCCCGACCTCGCCGACGTGGCCGGCCAGCACAGCGCCCGCCGGGCCCTGGTGGTGGCCGCCTCCGGGGGCCACCACCTCTTCCTCAGCGGGCCGCCGGGCGCCGGCAAGACGATGCTCGCCGAGCGGCTGCCCTGGATCCTGCCGCCGCTCACCCGACAGGACTCCCTGGAGGTGACGGCCGTCCACTCGGTCGCGGGAATCCTGCCGCCCGGCGAACCGCTCGTCTCCCGGCCCCCGTACTGCGCCCCCCACCACTCGGCGACCATGCAGTCCCTGGTCGGCGGCGGCGCCGGGATTCCCAGGCCCGGGGCGGTCTCCCTGGCCCACAAGGGGGTGCTCTTCCTGGACGAGGCGGCCGAGTTCAGCGGCAAGGTGCTGGACGCCCTGCGCCAGCCCCTCGAAGCCG is part of the Streptomyces katrae genome and harbors:
- the rpsP gene encoding 30S ribosomal protein S16 — translated: MAVKIKLKRLGKIRSPHYRIVVADARTRRDGRAIEEIGIYQPTYNPSRIEVNAERAQYWLSVGAQPTDAVLAILKLTGDWQAHKGLPAPAPLLQPATKEDKRRSFDEFAKALEGIGEAKGEAITQKKKADKKADEADAAAESTEA
- a CDS encoding RNA-binding protein, with product MLEEALEHLVKGIVDNPDDVQVASRNLRRGQVLEVRVHPEDLGKVIGRNGRTARALRTVVGAIGGRGIRVDLVDVDQVR
- the rimM gene encoding ribosome maturation factor RimM (Essential for efficient processing of 16S rRNA); amino-acid sequence: MELVVARIGRAHGIKGEVTVEVRTDEPELRLSPGAVLRTDPASVGPLTIETGRVHSGRLMLRFAGVKDRTAAEALRNTLLIADVDPTELPEEEDEYYDHQLMDLDVVLEDGTEIGRITEISHLPSQDLFIVERPDGSEVMIPFVEEIVAEIDLEEQRCVITPPPGLIDDRAEVASARDAEAEAEAAGSEAARTGDDA
- the trmD gene encoding tRNA (guanosine(37)-N1)-methyltransferase TrmD — its product is MRLDVVTIFPEYLEPLNVSLVGKARARGQLDVHVHDLRDWTYDRHNTVDDTPYGGGPGMVMKTEPWGEALDAALAAGYESGAHGPVMVVPTPSGRPFTQELAVELSERPWLIFTPARYEGIDRRVIDEYATRMPVYEVSIGDYVLAGGEAAVLVVTEAVARLLPGVLGNAESHRDDSFAPGEMANLLEGPVYTKPPRWRGREIPEVLLSGHHGKIARWRRDEAFRRTAQNRPDLIERCEASGFDKKDREILSILGWKPSGDGRFWRRPEVVEE
- the rplS gene encoding 50S ribosomal protein L19; this encodes MSHLLDGVNSASLRTDVPAFRPGDTINVHVRVIEGNRSRIQQFKGVVIRRQGSGVSETFTVRKVSFSVGVERTFPVHSPIFEKIELVTRGDVRRAKLYFLRELRGKAAKIKEKRDR
- the lepB gene encoding signal peptidase I — encoded protein: MDTEAELTQRGHSSPEQGEGRSRSAVSRSWRRAGVLGVVCTVFLLLVANLVVQPFLIPSRSMEPTLEVGDRILVNKLAYRFGATPQRGDVVVFDGTGSFVREPARGNPVGDALHGAASALGLADPSDTDFVKRVVGVGGDDVVCCDAGGRIQVNGVPVAEPYLYPGDTPSEVPFRIVVPLGTLWVMGDHRSQSRDSRDHLGEPGGGMVPVEKVIGRADWIGWPASRWGSLPPAPATGGPHG
- the lepB gene encoding signal peptidase I — its product is MARKLRRRRRTRRVGELPLLVAVALCIALLLKTFLVQAFFIPSGSMEQTIRIGDRVLVDKLTPWFGSKVERGDVVVFKDPGGWLKGEAARPAPDPAGVKQIKQTLTFIGLLPSADEQDLIKRVIGIGGDTVACCDNRGRVTVNGRPLDEPYVSPGNSPSDIPFEVHVPAGRLFVMGDHRANSADSRYHLDEAFDGTIDEKGVVGQAVVIAWPFGHWRRLEQPATFLDVPDPVRTGRRQRPGRRRRGTAFA
- the lepB gene encoding signal peptidase I produces the protein MAVGARSGRDEGEERPDDAVTHDTDEAAAEERQHRSFWKELPLLIGIALVLALLIKTFLVQAFSIPSDSMQNTLQRGDRVLVDKLTPWFGSEPERGEVVVFHDPAHWLEGEPTPEPNVVQKVLSWIGLMPSAEEKDLIKRTIAIGGDTVECKRGGPVVVNGKPLDEPYIFPGNTPCDDAPFGPVTVPKGKIWVMGDHRQNSQDSRYHMQDSTQGFVPVKDVVGRAVVVAWPVTRWATLPVPDTFDQKGIDKQLPAPRHSPQASGPGVADVNSAALGLVGAVPLVLWRRRRLTQGSTAR
- the lepB gene encoding signal peptidase I, encoding MGGTQAIRASGRDGRGGLGNTLSGIAVAIGFALFLGGFVWGALVYQPYTVPTNSMVPTVQPGDRVLAQRIGGAEVHRGDVVVFKDAQWSDSPMVKRVVAVGGDTVGCCGQGGRLTVNGKPLEEPYVDRAGHDALAAGTTNFEVRVPEGNLFLMGDRRSGSLDSRAHLQDAGQGTVPRSAVEARVDALAWPNPGMLDRPQAFAALPGGTSQPGPLRLQVAAVVAGAALVVLGAAYGPVARVLGRGRSRGRSGGR
- a CDS encoding NUDIX hydrolase translates to MDAERGERPPRKVSRVILLDPDDRILLLHGFEPDDPRETWWFTPGGGLEGDETREQAALRELAEETGITEVELGPVLWHRYCSFPFDGRRWEQDEWYFLARTAQTGTAPAGLTELERRSVTGARWWTSEELLAARETVYPTKLAGLLRTLLDDGPPDAPVVLPPEIV
- a CDS encoding DUF2469 domain-containing protein, translated to MSAEDLEKYETEMELKLYREYRDVVGLFKYVIETERRFYLTNDYEMQVHSVQGEVFFEVTMADAWVWDMYRPARFVKQVRVLTFKDVNIEELNKSDLELPGG
- a CDS encoding YraN family protein, whose protein sequence is MNAKGVARQALGRYGEELAVRRLTESGMTVIARNWRCRGGEIDIVARDGDALVVCEVKTRRAGDFEHPMAAVRAGKAERLRRLAGRWLADHGGPPPGGVRIDLVGVLLPRRGAPVVEHVRGAA
- a CDS encoding YifB family Mg chelatase-like AAA ATPase, whose translation is MGFARTCSVALVGVEGVVVEVQADLEPGVAAFTLVGLPDKTLVESRDRVRAAVVNSGAPWPQKKLTVGLSPASVPKSGAHFDLAVAAAVLGAAEVLDPGAIADLVLIGELGLDGRVRPVRGILPAVVAAAEAGYRQVVVPQQCAAEATLVPEVSVLGVRSLRQLIAVLTDAPVPEEDPPEGEGRPDPMLAGLVLPGAGLGAGLARGGQEGPDFPDLADVAGQHSARRALVVAASGGHHLFLSGPPGAGKTMLAERLPWILPPLTRQDSLEVTAVHSVAGILPPGEPLVSRPPYCAPHHSATMQSLVGGGAGIPRPGAVSLAHKGVLFLDEAAEFSGKVLDALRQPLEAGHVVIARAAGVVRLPARFLMVLAANPCPCGRHTLNGAGCECPSSVIRRYQARLSGPLLDRVDLRVEVEPVTRSDLLGRGGRGEATRVVADRVREARERAAARYGGTPWRLNAEVPGHELRTRWPAGPGALAQAEREMERGLLTARGLDRVLRVAWTVADLRGRDRPEALDAAVALELRTGIARGAALALGSGP